ATATGCAAGAAATATTCTGCCAAAATACATTGAGTTCAAAGATGCCGTGTTTAACATTGGCAGAGCAACGCTTTTTGCAAGTGCAATCACAACAGGAAACTATGAGCTTTTGCCTGCAGCAACACAGGATAGGCTTCACCAGCCGTACAGAAAAAAACTTATTCCTGACTTTGATAAAATTGTTAATCTCTCTTTAGAAGCTGGTGCAAAAGGAGCGTTTTTGTCTGGCGCAGGACCTTCTATAATTGCCCTTGTTGATGAGAATTATGAGATCTTTGAACAAAACGTCCAAAACGCGCTTGCAAGTATTGAGCTTGCGGCTAACTGGGACTTTATGATTTTAGAAGCCGACAATAGCGGCGCGACAGTTTTCTCTGTTCAAAGTACTAGTTTAAAAAGATAAAGTCAATCATTTAATAGTATCAAAGTAGTTTTATAAAACTTTTAGCCTATTGATATTACTTATATGGGAGGGAAATATCTTGGGAATAGTTGTTCAAAAGTATGGCGGAACGTCTGTTGCAGATAAAGAAAGGATATTTCGAGCAGCAAGGCGGGCAATTAGCGAGTATGAGAAAGGAAACAAGGTTGTAGTTGTTGTTTCAGCTCAAGGTGATACAACAGACGAGCTTATTGAAAAGGCAAGAGAGATAAACGAAAATCCTTCAAAAAGAGAAATGGATATGCTCCTTTCCACAGGTGAGCAAATTTCAATTGCACTTATGGCAATGGCAATTGAAAAGCTTGGTTATCCTGTTATATCGCTCACCGGTTGGCAAGCAGGAATAAAGACAGACAGCCACTATTCAAATGCAAGAATCATTGAAATTGATACAGAAAGACTTCAAAGAGAGCTTGATAAAAGGAACATAGTTGTTGTTGCAGGTTTTCAGGGAATAAACAAGTATGATGATATAACCACGCTGGGGCGTGGTGGTTCTGATACAACAGCTGTAGCTTTGGCTGCCGCATTGAAAGCTGATAAATGCGAAATATATACAGATGTTGACGGTGTTTATACAGCAGACCCAAGAATTGTCCCAAATGCTTCAAAGCTCAAAGAAATTTCTTATGATGAGATGTTGGAGCTTGCTACACTCGGGGCAAAGGTACTTCATAATAGGTCTGTTGAACTTGCAAAAAAGTATAATATCCCTCTTGTTGTAAGATCATCTTTTAATGATAATGAAGGAACAATTGTAAAGGAGGTAAATTCGGTGGAAAAGCTTTTAGTATCTGGCGTTGCGTGTGATAAGGACATTGCAAGGGTTGCAGTGATTGGAGTTGAAAATGTTCCAGGCAAGGCATTTCAGATATTTTCACTTTTGGCAAAAGAAAATATAAACGTTGACATAATTCTGCAGTCAATTGGAAGAGAAAAGACAAAGGATATATCGTTTACAGTGTCAAAGAGCAACTTAAAGCAGACACTTGATGTTTTGACAAAGAATCTGCACGTAATTGGTGCAAAGGACATAACATATGCTGATAATGTCGCAAAGGTATCTATTGTAGGTGCTGGAATGGTTAACAATCCAGGCGTTGCTGCAATGATGTTTGAAGCACTCTATGATGCAGGTATCAACATCGAGATGATTTCGACATCTGAGATAAAGATATCAGTGTTGATTGACGAAAAAGATGCTGAAAAGGCAGTCAGAGCTATACATGACAAATTCAAACTTCATCTTTTGAACAATGAGAAATAAAATAAGCAAGAGGGGCTGTTCAATGAGATAATTTACCAGCTCCCTCTTTTTTTATATTATCATTTTTTTAATTCTATTTATAAACTCCAAAAACACAATTCCCGGCTCTTCAAGATCAGAAAACCATCTTTTTACCCATTCAAAAGAAAGATAACCGCTATAGTCTTGCCGCAAAAGAAGATCTATGGCCTTTTCAATAGGCACATCACCCTCGCCTATCATCTTAAATACAAGCTTGCCATTTTCAATCTTTGAGTCTTTTACATGAACATGTTTTATATACTCTTTCAAATTACTAAAGGTTTCCTCGACATCCTCATTAAAAAATCTATAAGGATGGTGAATGTCCCACACAACACCAACATTCTCATATGGTACCTCTTCAAGCAATTCAGCAAGCCTTTTTGACTCTGCCCACACGCCATTTGTTTCAATCAAAATGTCAACATCATACTCTTTTGCCATGTCGCACAGCTTGCAAAGCATCTCTTTTACAAATTCTCTATCGACATCCTCCCCAGGTGTTATCCATCTGTCTCCCAAAACCCTTATGTATTTGCAAGAAAGATCCTTTGCAAGTTCTATGTGCGCTTTTGCAGACTTTAATGTATTTTCCTGGTAAGATTTATCGAATATATAACATGATGTTGCCAAACATGAAATCTCCAAATTCAGTTCTTTTAACCTCTTTTTTGTCAGTGGCAAGTTTTCAGGAGCAAAAGGTTCTGCTTTATATACTTCAAGTTCATCTCCAAGTCCTCTCAGTTCAATACCGTCATATCCAAAGTCTTTGGCAGCAGCTAAGATCTCATCCCAGGTAAAGTTAGGACATCCTACTGTTGAAAAGCTAATCTTCATTAAATTGTATTTCCTCCTTCGCAAAAATGCTGTTTTTAATATTTTACTACTTTGTTTTTGTTATGAAAAGCCATCTGTAAAATTCTATTGACATTTGATTTTGAAGAAATTTATAATTAAACTAAAGTTGTTTTTTAGGAGTGAAAGATGTTGAAGGATATCTTTATAGACGATTTCCAATATGTCGTTGATGAACTTTTGATACGAAACAAAAGTATACTTGACAGCCTCACAAAGTTTTCTGAATCGGCAGCACGTGTCAACAGAAGCATAATAAAATCGGTCACAAACTGTGGATGCATAAGAATAAATGCTAAAAAACAGGAGATTCCTATAGATGTGAGCTTGAAAGAAGCAAAAAAGTACCTCAAAACACATGTTGAAGGACAGCTTTGTGAAAATTGTAGAGATCTGATTGAAAAAGAGATTGGAAGCACATTATTTTATTTAGCTTCAATCTGCAACACTTTAGATTTGAACCTGTATGATATCATAATCAAAGAAATTGAGAGAATGAAGACACTGGGAGAATTTAACCTCAGATAAGATGCCAGTTTTTAAAACGGACAAAAATATACAAGCCGCCATATTTACAAACACGATATGGCGGCTTTAAAAGTAAAAAAGGAGTGGAAAAAGATGGCTGATGAGTTCAACGAAATACATACCCTTGCCCAAAACAAGCTCATAATCTTATTTTTCTTGAGTAAGATAAACATTCCCATTCCTATCCAGCAGCTTGACGAGTTTGTCCTCTCAACAAAGTACATGAACTTTTTTGAATACCAGCAGTATCTCAAAGAACTCGAGGCTCAAAAGCTAATCCACAAATATGATGATGAGATTAGAACATACATTGAGATATCACAAACTGGTAGAGATGTTTTAAACATCCTTTTGGATTTGCTTCCAAAAGCTACAGTCGAGGAAGTAGAAGAATACATAAAGAAGAACTATAGAAGGATTAAACTTAATACAGAAATCTATTCTGATTATAAAATTCTCAGCCCTACCGAATACATAGTTATATGCTCACTGCGTGAAGGAAATAGTGTCTTGTTTGAAATAAAAGTAAATGTACCGCACGTTGAGATTGCAAAAAGGATTTGTAAAAATTGGAGTAAAAATGCTGAGACGGTATACAGACTACTTTTTGAAAACTTAGCGCGAAATCATGAAGAGCCCGAAAAAGATCAGTGAAATAAAAACAAAAAAGCAAGTCTTCAAAAAGACTTGCTTTTATTTTTGAAATTGGTGGGCCCTTAGGGATTCGAACCCCAGACCAACCGGTTATGAGCCGGCCGCTCTACCAGCTGAGCTAAAGGCCCTTAATAAAATTGGCTCCCCGGGTAGGATTCGAACCTACGACCCTCCGGTTAACAGCCGGATGCTCCACCGCTGAGCTACCGAGGAACCTCTCTTTCTTTTTGGCTTCGGCGTCTTCTGTTTCCCGCCGTCGACATTATTTATTATACTTATAAAAGATTTTTTGTCAATATCCTTTTTAAAAAATTTTTGCTGTAATATTTTGGAAAGCATCCCCTACAAAACTCTTATTTTTCTTTCTTTCTTCTTCAAAAACGGGTATAATTAAATAACAAACGTAACAAAGCATTTAAAAAAGATTTGTTATTTCAGCAAGGTGAGTCGTATGATAAGATGTGCAAAGTTTTCTGACCTTCCCCAGATAGCACAAATTTTCAGAGAAGCTTTTTCTGATAGCATTGAGTTCTACTTTGAGAACAGAATCAAAAACTCTGCCATAGAAGACATATTCAAAGTTGTGCTCATTGCAGAACCTCATGGTTTCTTGGTCTATGAAGATGAAGAAAATAAAAAGATTGCAGGGTATATATGTGTTGTCAGAGACATCAAAAAGGTATGGATAGCTGCAATCTTGACCCTTTCGTTTTTGAAGTGGACTATCAAATGGCTTTTGGGCCTGTACGGTTTTGGCATAAGACCTATATGGAAAATACTTTCTAACAAGCTTGACTTTTTCAGATTTCAAACAAGATATGCAAGCGAAATCTCTGCACAAATTCTTTCTATTGGAACACTAAAAAGCTACAGAGGAAAAAGTATTGGAACAAAACTTGTTGAGGCAGGACTTGAATTTTTAAAATCAAAAGGAGTAAAAGAAGTAAAATTAGAAGTAAGACCAGATAATCTACCTGCTATAAAACTATACAAAAAATTTGGATTCTATCAAATTGGAATGTCTCAAGACCCTCAAGGTAAATGGATCGTTATGAAAAAAAATTTCTAAAAATCAAAAAGGGCAGCCTTTTAAAACTGCAGGTCTGCCCTTTTAAACAAAAGTTTTTACATCGAAACCATCTGGATATTGTTCTGAATTGTTTGAACATCTCTCTGAGCCTTTGTAATATCCTCTTGCTTTGCCATCTCAACAGGGTACCAGCCCTTTTGCGAGAGGAAATCAAAAATCTGTTTCTGATGGTCAAATACCCTGTTTAAAACTGACATAGCTTCTCTTCTGAGGGCATTGTTTGTGCTCTCTAAAACTAAGTTTGTCAAAGCTGTTGCCTGAAGCTTTAAAGAGTTCAAAAGTGAAAAAGCAATATCTCTGTCTGAAAGTGTCTTCATGGCTATCACTCCTTTTTAGGTTATTGAATGGTTGGATTTTCAATAAATCTTGACAGGATGTTTATGTCACTTTTGTAGTGGTTTACACACTGCTGGCACAGGTTCTTTAAAGATACATCTGTAATCTGATCAGAAACTCCTGCAATAAAGTTGATAGAATTTTGCATCATCTTGATATTGTCTTCTAAAAACATGAGTTCTTTTGAGGTAATGTTAGCCACTTTCTTCAAACCTCCCCTTTTTGAAGTTTTAATCTTGGTGTTTCAAAAGCTACACAAATTATTTTTTTATTTTTAAACTGCTTTTATTCAAATAAATAAAAACCCATTTTTCTTAGCAAATATGGTGTAATCTTGTTGGTTACAGGAAGCTTATTTTTTTTCTGGTATAAATTTACTGCATATTCAAGTGCTGCTCCATACTTGCCATCGATGCTCCCTGAATAAAATCCGAGTTCTTTGAGTCTTTTTTGAACTGCCATAACATCCTCTCCAGTATCACCCGGGTAAATTGTTCTAAAACCGTTTCTAAACTCTCCATATATGCCTTCTGAAATTACTACTGTAGTTCCAATAGGAATATATGAAAAGAGCTCTTTCACATCCTTGTTCAGCATTCTGACACAGCCTTTGCTCACATGAGCTCCTATATAACTCTCATATATTGTCCCATGAATACCATACTTGCCATATCGGACATTTAGCCCCATCCACCTTCCTCCAAACCCTTCACCCCAGTAGTCTTTTGATATTATCTTAAATGTGCCAACTGGAGTAGGAGTTGAAGGTTTCCCAGGTGAAATTGGATATGACTTGTATAAAATCCCTTCTTTAAATACATATAGCCTACTGTCATCAATTGAGACATATATAAGATACAAATTCTTGTTGCGGTTTGATATACCAGAGATGGCTACTAAAGGTATTAAAATAACAAAAATTGAGAGTACAGCCTTGAGTGGACTTTTTCTTTTCATTTTTACAATTTAAATCTTAGCACTTCAATAGATATAGTTTATGCAAAAGACAGAAATTTTATTAAAAAATTAAAGGCGGGGATTGAAAATCTGCTTTTCCCCACCTCTGAAATTCAAAATTAATTAACAAATACATTCAGATTGCTCTTCTTTATTCGAAAGTCTTACAATCCTGTTTTCATCATCCACAAACACAATCTTTGGCTTGTGATTATAATACTCTTCCATGGTAAGAAGACAGTACGCCATTATGATTATCTTATCGCCCACCTGCACAAGGCGAGCTGCTGCTCCGTTTAGGCAAATAGTTCCGCTGCCTTTTTCGCCTTTTATTACATAAGTTTCGAACCTCTCGCCGTTGTTTATATTCACAACCTGAACTTTTTCATTTTCAAATATCCCGGCTGCTTTCATCAAGTCCTCATCAATTGTAATACTACCAACATAGTTTAGATTTGCCTCTGTAACGGTTGCTCTGTGAATCTTAGACTTTAAAACCTCAATGAACATCTTTTCTATTTC
The DNA window shown above is from Caldicellulosiruptor owensensis OL and carries:
- a CDS encoding aspartate kinase translates to MGIVVQKYGGTSVADKERIFRAARRAISEYEKGNKVVVVVSAQGDTTDELIEKAREINENPSKREMDMLLSTGEQISIALMAMAIEKLGYPVISLTGWQAGIKTDSHYSNARIIEIDTERLQRELDKRNIVVVAGFQGINKYDDITTLGRGGSDTTAVALAAALKADKCEIYTDVDGVYTADPRIVPNASKLKEISYDEMLELATLGAKVLHNRSVELAKKYNIPLVVRSSFNDNEGTIVKEVNSVEKLLVSGVACDKDIARVAVIGVENVPGKAFQIFSLLAKENINVDIILQSIGREKTKDISFTVSKSNLKQTLDVLTKNLHVIGAKDITYADNVAKVSIVGAGMVNNPGVAAMMFEALYDAGINIEMISTSEIKISVLIDEKDAEKAVRAIHDKFKLHLLNNEK
- a CDS encoding sugar phosphate isomerase/epimerase family protein, which produces MKISFSTVGCPNFTWDEILAAAKDFGYDGIELRGLGDELEVYKAEPFAPENLPLTKKRLKELNLEISCLATSCYIFDKSYQENTLKSAKAHIELAKDLSCKYIRVLGDRWITPGEDVDREFVKEMLCKLCDMAKEYDVDILIETNGVWAESKRLAELLEEVPYENVGVVWDIHHPYRFFNEDVEETFSNLKEYIKHVHVKDSKIENGKLVFKMIGEGDVPIEKAIDLLLRQDYSGYLSFEWVKRWFSDLEEPGIVFLEFINRIKKMII
- a CDS encoding nucleoside triphosphate pyrophosphohydrolase family protein; this encodes MLKDIFIDDFQYVVDELLIRNKSILDSLTKFSESAARVNRSIIKSVTNCGCIRINAKKQEIPIDVSLKEAKKYLKTHVEGQLCENCRDLIEKEIGSTLFYLASICNTLDLNLYDIIIKEIERMKTLGEFNLR
- a CDS encoding DUF4364 family protein, whose protein sequence is MADEFNEIHTLAQNKLIILFFLSKINIPIPIQQLDEFVLSTKYMNFFEYQQYLKELEAQKLIHKYDDEIRTYIEISQTGRDVLNILLDLLPKATVEEVEEYIKKNYRRIKLNTEIYSDYKILSPTEYIVICSLREGNSVLFEIKVNVPHVEIAKRICKNWSKNAETVYRLLFENLARNHEEPEKDQ
- a CDS encoding GNAT family N-acetyltransferase gives rise to the protein MIRCAKFSDLPQIAQIFREAFSDSIEFYFENRIKNSAIEDIFKVVLIAEPHGFLVYEDEENKKIAGYICVVRDIKKVWIAAILTLSFLKWTIKWLLGLYGFGIRPIWKILSNKLDFFRFQTRYASEISAQILSIGTLKSYRGKSIGTKLVEAGLEFLKSKGVKEVKLEVRPDNLPAIKLYKKFGFYQIGMSQDPQGKWIVMKKNF
- a CDS encoding spore coat protein, whose product is MKTLSDRDIAFSLLNSLKLQATALTNLVLESTNNALRREAMSVLNRVFDHQKQIFDFLSQKGWYPVEMAKQEDITKAQRDVQTIQNNIQMVSM
- a CDS encoding L,D-transpeptidase family protein, which translates into the protein MKRKSPLKAVLSIFVILIPLVAISGISNRNKNLYLIYVSIDDSRLYVFKEGILYKSYPISPGKPSTPTPVGTFKIISKDYWGEGFGGRWMGLNVRYGKYGIHGTIYESYIGAHVSKGCVRMLNKDVKELFSYIPIGTTVVISEGIYGEFRNGFRTIYPGDTGEDVMAVQKRLKELGFYSGSIDGKYGAALEYAVNLYQKKNKLPVTNKITPYLLRKMGFYLFE
- the panD gene encoding aspartate 1-decarboxylase translates to MFIEVLKSKIHRATVTEANLNYVGSITIDEDLMKAAGIFENEKVQVVNINNGERFETYVIKGEKGSGTICLNGAAARLVQVGDKIIIMAYCLLTMEEYYNHKPKIVFVDDENRIVRLSNKEEQSECIC